Proteins co-encoded in one Ziziphus jujuba cultivar Dongzao chromosome 9, ASM3175591v1 genomic window:
- the LOC107434219 gene encoding phospholipase A1-IIgamma → MASNIAKRWKILSGESEWKGLLSPNLDVDLRHYIIHYGERVQAVYDATIDETKSKNVGLPRYKERNLFAKVGLEIANPYKYEVKKYFYGSTKGIVLNHTINGSERNSNWLGFIAVATDEGSKYLGRRDILISWRGTLLKSEWLIDTISGLVPASDILGWQNNPMVHGGWYSYYTSYDGSKYNSSSCRNQILAMVRELVEQYKEEEMSITVTGHSMGASLATLNATDIVYNGYNKPKDHPNKACPVTAIVFASPRLGDYGFSKVFYSLDKLHALRVRNKYDVVPDSPNNFNYVHVGKELIIDTQKSPYLKINHNELYHVLEVYLHGVAGTQGKDGLGGFKWEAERDLALINKRSDGLKDEYRVIGN, encoded by the exons ATGGCTAGCAACATTGCTAAAAGATGGAAAATTCTTAGTGGTGAGAGTGAGTGGAAAGGTCTTCTGAGTCCTAATCTGGATGTTGATCTCCGCCACTACATCATTCACTATGGTGAGAGGGTTCAAGCAGTTTATGATGCCACCATCGATGAGACAAAATCTAAGAATGTGGGACTTCCTCGATATAAAGAGAGAAATCTCTTTGCAAAGGTGGGTTTGGAGATTGCAAATCCATACAAGTACGAGGTGAAGAAATATTTCTATGGATCAACCAAGGGAATAGTGTTAAATCACACAATTAATGGATCCGAGAGGAACTCAAATTGGCTGGGCTTCATTGCAGTGGCGACAGATGAAGGGAGCAAGTATTTGGGGAGAAGGGATATTCTGATTTCATGGAGAGGTACCCTTCTAAAATCAGAGTGGCTTATTGATACTATCAGCGGTTTAGTTCCAGCTTCTGATATACTTGGATGGCAAAATAACCCTATGGTTCATGGAGGTTGGTATTCATATTACACCTCCTACGATGGGTCAAAGTATAACTCTAGTAGTTGCAGAAACCAG ATTCTAGCTATGGTCAGAGAATTGGTGGAGCAATACAAGGAAGAGGAGATGAGCATCACAGTAACAGGCCACAGCATGGGAGCTTCACTGGCAACCTTAAATGCAACAGACATTGTTTACAATGGATATAACAAGCCCAAAGACCACCCAAACAAAGCATGTCCAGTGACTGCCATTGTATTTGCAAGCCCTCGACTTGGAGATTATGGCTTTAGCAAGGTATTCTATAGCCTTGATAAGCTCCACGCATTGCGAGTGAGGAATAAGTATGACGTTGTCCCTGATTCACCAAACAATTTTAATTACGTCCATGTTGGAAAAGAGTTAATCATAGACACCCAAAAGTCTCCGTACTTGAAGATTAATCACAATGAGTTGTACCATGTCTTGGAGGTTTACTTGCATGGTGTTGCAGGAACGCAAGGCAAAGATGGATTAGGAGGATTTAAGTGGGAAGCGGAAAGAGATTTGGCACTCATAAACAAAAGGTCAGATGGTTTAAAGGATGAATATCGTGTTATTGGTAATTGA